TTTTCCCATTCGGAACCAGTTCGCGGGTAAAGATTTCGCGTTTTCCCATTCGGAACCAGTTCGCGGGTAATATATTTCGCGTTTTCCCATTCGGAACCAGTTCGCGGGTACTACACAGTAAGTGTTAATCGATACATCTGTACAGGTGTGCATTATAAGTGAGAGTACACCCTCTACGATTAAGTAACGGTTCTGTTTATAATACAATTAACACAAAAAGGCTATGCCATATATGGAAAATTTAATGCCACAATCAAATGGTCTAGAAATCAGACGTGAAAGAAAGTATTTCATTTGGCAAAAACACTTAATGGGATTCTTGTTAATGGCGTTTCGGGAAATCCCCTGGACAGTATAGATATTGTAAGTCTATTGTATCACCATACGGCATTCTTGTTATTCTTTGAATCTAATTGTTTTGATTCCAACAGTTTAGCCCGAACACTTTTCACTCCATTTTGCAGATTTGTTCGAGAAGAGTAGTGTCGCCAGGTTTGTCCATGCTGGAATCTTGATACTGTCCGCCGGTGTCTGCGCGTTCGTATTACGGACAGGCGTCATTCCACGTAATACCAAACCCTACACGGAGGAGGATGAAACTGTACCTACAGAAGACGGTCAAGAGTTGGAAAATACAGAAAACGCTGTAGAGGCGCCAAAGTGCGACAATAGTGTGTAGTTCTGTGGGTTTATACTAGTAATAAATGACATTGCGTCAACTTGACTTTTAAATTTTTGTCTTGGTGAAGTCATCAAGAGACAATATTCCGCGTTTTATTTAAATTCGAAAGTACAAAGTTATTTTCGTGgattatattgtaaatgtacTAACTTTGGCGAACTTTCTCATATTACCAAATTTTAACAGATTGGCCTGGCGCAATGAAGAATTCGTGCACTTATAAATGTTCAACAGAAAtggtatatagacagtgtaatgAACACAATCATGATTTAGCGTAATGCTGCagcgaaaaaaaaaaccccgctaaaataagattatcgTTAAAATATCATTACAGCTAATGACATGATTCTCTTAATAATAACTATTTGCAACTGTAATTATGACAACTGGAATGGTGACAATTTGGATACCACACGCAGTGGATGAATCGTGATTGCTTTGGTCACTTCTCTGATATTTAATACCTGTCAATGTTCGCCTAGGCCTAAGTAGTCACATGCAGTATTTTGATGATGCTTTTGGATGTTTTTTCCTTGAAGTATTATGTGCCTTTTTCTTCTCTGTCTACTTACATGACATATATGTGCGTTGATTTCACAGAAActttacaattatatataaaggtaacttatgtatataaactgtatttaATTCCCgtgtcatgttttgtttgacaatgtttaaatgttttatctttaattttttaaGTCAACcttattaaaatgtaaaatgtgatTGCTAGTCTAAtatgtacctacattgtatgttatttttATCAGTGTACAGTCTGCGTTACTGTTTTATTACCGGCTGAATTggttattaaaaacaaatcttgGCGTACATATAAACCTTTGATAAGTAACGATTGCAAAAGAGTTATCTCTCCATTAATATAGTGGTAAAGACTTTCTAAATTGATAAATAACGATAAGAGTTATCCCCCCAATAATATTTGTGGTAAAGACTTTCTAACTTCATAAATAACGATAAGAGTTATCTCTCCAATAATATTTGTGGTAAAGACTTTCTAACTTGATAAATAACgataagagttatctccccaaTAATATTTGTGGTAAAGACTTTCTAACTTGATAAATAACGATAAGAGTTATCCCCCAAATAATATTTGTGATAAAGACTTTCAAACTTCATAAATAACGATAAGAGTTATCCCCCCCCAATAATATTTGTGGTAAAGACTTTCTAACTTCATAAATAACGATAAGAGTTAACGTTATCTCCCCAATAATATTTGTGGTAAAGACTTTCTAACTTGATAAATAACGATAAGAGTTATCCCCCCAATAATATTTGTGGTAAAGACTTTCTAACTTGATAAATAACGATAAGAGTTATCCCCCCAATAATATTTGTGGTAAAGACTTTCTAACTTCATAAATAACGATAAGAGTTATCCCCCCAATAATATTTGTGGTAAAGACTTTCTAACTTCATAAATAACGATAAGAGTTATCCCCCCAATAATATTTGTGGTAAAGACTTTCTAACTTGATAAATAACGATAAGAGTTATCCCCCCAATAATATTTGTGGTAAAGACTTTCTAACTTCATAAATAACGATAAGAGTTAACGTTATCTCCCCAATAATATTTGTGGTAAAGACTTTCTAACTTCATAAATAACgataagagttatctccccaaTAATATAGGTCGGAAAGACAAACTTGATAAGTAACGATTAGATTAATCTCCCCAATAATATACTTCGTAAAGACATTATGTACAGAAAGAAACTAGTGATATGTCATTCTGTTTTACAAGTTGTATATACTCTATTTTACAGGTGTAATCCGTATGTCCTTTTGGAATCTAAAGGAAATATGTAAGGATATCTAATCAAAGATGAATTCAGGAGAATTTCGTTTTAAACTGTTATGAAATTCAGGTTATTTCTTATAAAGGCACCGAACTAGTGGATATGGTACTTTATCGATCACTCTGATTTTATTGCGATATTTCTTCTTTAATGTGAACGAGAAATGATTGTACCATGAAGACTTTGGAGCATATTGtttcaaatgcaaaaatataaCGACGAAACATCAGAGGGGTAGATAGTGATATGGTGAGTTGAATCCTTGATGGTTTTGATCTAAAGAGTTTAACTTTTTATCCCTTATTATAACTTTCATCCCTATTCAGAATAGATATTACtgcatatgtatataaaagaaATACTGGACAACCTGTAGACAGATTTTTGTAAATACACCTCTGTATGTATGAACCATTAACTGTTGAGGCTGATAGGCAGTAGGTGTACAAGTTACCGGCCACCTAACACATTTTCCAACTACGATGTcgaatatatttatgattttgaaTATCTATTTACGTATTTTTTGTATTCTTAAGAAATTAAAGACTATAGAAACCTTTGTTCCAGATCTTCTTTATATAAACTTGAAAATGAAACGTTATCGCGAAGtttcaatattcaaaatgtcaaattttgtcATTCGAGAGCAAAAATAAATACGCATCCAGCGAACATCTGTTCGTTAGGacccagtacctatattggcTATTGGACCTTACCGTCGTTATTATTTACTAGcccctatagatatatatatattatggtgAAAGCGCTAGTGCAAAATGTAAGGTCTTCTTTTCTTTTGGCAAATAtcaatcttatatatatatatatacagaaaagaAAAGTTCAGCAACCTTGTCAgtttgttttctatatttacCAACTCCATGTAGACAGAAACATTTTttcttactatatatatatatatatagattaagtTAAAATTGACTGAAGAAGAGAAGAGAAGATGTAAATGATACAAGATCACCGAAAGAAAAGGAGTTAACTTCACATTGCTGTGAAGGGATAAACATATGACGTAGGATGACTAGAAGAAAGATTCTACATGGCTACGGTGTGACTAACATAATCATTTTTATCTGGTATAATCAACGTAATATTCATCTAAACGCTCATGTTTCTATGATTtctttaataaattaataatgcTCACGTGACCTAAAATGTACAAGCTCGGGCAATCAAACGGAATTTCTAACGTTTGTGTCTTATATGAACAGATAACCTATCTTCCATCGTCATATTTAGACACGTAATACTGTATTACGGAATATAATCATGACTAGTGGCGCCACCATTGGAAATGCCTAAACTACATTGATGGATTACTCCGATAGATCGAGAGCTGATGATATGCTATTTGGAATTAGTTGTACCGGAAACAGAACAGCGCATGACATAGCTTAGTCACAGTTTGTAGTAAGAAGATGTAAAACACCACATACTTATGGTACATGATAAGATCATCGATCGGTGACAaagtttctttattttattagaATCTCTCTcgtaaaaaaagaaatgaaactgCATTACTTGAAAATATGAGGAAGATATTACGGTTGACTCATTAAAAACAAGAACTACTCTAGTCAGGCACTTAATTATAAGTATATAGACTTATATCAGTTTGTATCATGTCCCTTCTCAGACTCTACCGGAAGGGAACTTCCTCTGACCTCTATGTGCTTCCCTGTAGTACGTTACAGCCACCATGAAACATTATCGATAGTGGGCGCCTCGTTTTACACTGTACGATGTTTATTTACAGAGAAATTATGTCGcatttgtgtttttattgtgtttaaaaaGTATCCACAATGCATACTTACGTCAATTCCATGGCGACTCACTCGGATGATTGGGATAACGATTACCAAGAGGTAAGATCAACTATTAATAAAGCTCAAACACTATGTTGAACAAGTCACCCGCATCAAGGTACgatttctgtaaaatatcacgaAATAATTCCAACCATTGAGTCTTCTCCGTAATTATAACTTAAAATCAACACAGTATattgacataataacgaaaccgtaagTATAACATAAAATCAACACAGTATattgacataataacgaaatcgtaattctaactcaaaatcgataaaacgaggcaAAAGATGAACTAGATTTAGATTTGCATGGCGACTAGTAAAGTAgcacaaggagaataagaccaggtgttccagcAGAGTAAGCGGTTTATGCATCATCAaagacacccgccatacaattTTAATTCGGATTAAGTGACATTCTCAAAATGGGAGCAAGAGTGGTGACAATGGAACCACTAAGCAAATCAACAATCATCAAAATGTCTGACGTAATGCTGCATAAGGTCAaagaatatttctaaataagATAATTATGTCGACCATTACATTTTCTAAAGGTCATCACGAATTTCTATCTCTCGAAGAAGAACAAACCtttgaatatcgaatcaaatGGGACTTGTAAAGACTGTAGTTAGGGGAAGCAGGCATGTCACTGTGTAGAAATGGATAGTTAACAATCAGGAAATCAGACAGACGATGCTTATGTTTCCGGAGTCCAAGGTTTCATCTCGTCGCAAATCTATAGTTTTGTTAACATTCGCCATAGTTTTATTGATTTGGTTTGAAATTATGcttttttaaatatgttgtttttctACCCCGGTGGAATAGATCGTAAGTGTCACCAGTGTATCACCAAGGTATTAGAAGACATGGTGACGGACAATTGGTGAGATAAGATTTCTCCTTAAAGCCACCAAAGCTTACCAATAATTGTACTAAATACAATACATAGTTTCCTGAGGTATGTTTTCACAAACTTACCATCAAAGTAGTATAAGCTAGTACAACCACACGATATTCATACAAATCGTAGATATTAGCTTTCTTATTCAACAGGACGAATCCTAAAACAATCGTTTATAATATTGCTTCTACTTTACTTAATCAGTTAAAAACGCCATTGTATATACTGGGATATGGATACGGATGAGATACTTTGTAATGTGTTGCTATAATTACCACATTCTAGAGGATGACTACGATGCTAATTTGTatcaaatgatataaaaaagaagaaagtgTAATTAGTCTGTGTTCAACAGCATGTCGCTTTTACAGGGTTACGAACACGTCGGTGCGCCGATATCTGAAAATAGGGATATACGAATTGAAAATGAACCAGAAGCACCAGAGGCAGTAGTCCCGGAAGTGACGGCCAGTGTCAGACGGAGAAAAATCCTGATTTTAGTTGGATGTACAGTGATAAACCTTTGTCAGTCAATTGTTTTCGTCATGGCTGTCCTTGGGAAAATTAATTCAGACCTCAGCAACAAGCAAGCAGACGACATAAGAATGGCGTTGTTCATCACGAGACGTTTGGGAGGTAGGGTAAAATTATCGGTTGACTTCAATGACGATGGTAGCTAAAAAGGATATGTagacttttttttatatcacaaatcaAATCTATCAGCTATATCTTATAATTCAAGCCGATGGAATGTAAATGTGCTTTTAAAATTTCTAGCATGCATTCCGTAAATATTTCAAACCCTACGTAGATCtattatcaaatgtaaaattccCTATGTCATATTGATATTCTAATACCTTCAATGACATCAGTTTTTTCTCCACCGCACAGTTCCGTTGGCGTCCATCTTTATGATAGGTCTAGGCTACCGTATTGTGGGCATCGTCGGCTGTTCCCTTGTTGGCCTTGGACTTTTTATAGCAGCCTGGGTACCACGCGTGGCGGTAGGAGGCATCGGCTTTCTCGTCGGTGGAGTGGCAGGTATACACAATGAACTTACTCAAcgttttgaaaatgaaaatatagtttattaaattatatttaacaagtttttcataaaaaaatgttcttTAAATTGTTCTCATTATCTAACGTGTTGCTGTCTTAGTGTTGTGCAAGTCACTTTACTTCAGCTTCTCTTGACAGTCTCCTATATATGTTGTTCAGCGAGGCAGTTGTAGCGAGGTAGCTGTAAACAACCTcatttaccaaaaaaaaaaaaaaaaaaaacactgataCATGatgttgaattattttttaagatttatatttgatttacTTTAATGATATCATAATATCGGAAGTTGTTATGAATTGTAAACAGCAGCAACAACTGGGAATGAAGTGTAATTGTTATGATCATCTCTTTTTTTATTCCAGGTCTTGGTTTCGCATTTCTCTCATTAACAGTCATTATTCCAATTCTGGAAACGTTTACAAAACATCGCCTTCGATATGTCGTCTTGGTACGGTCTGCGGAAactgtggcggccatcttgtttGCATGCATAACCTTGGTTCCGGAAATCGATATTGATTGGCGGATTCTGTATCGATACCAGCTGATCGTTATGGTGATTGCTGGGGCCGCTTGTGTGCTTCTAAAGCCACTAGAGCCACCGACAGTTGACAAAAGTCGTGGAGTTCTTAGTCGTCTGCTCGGCTTGTCAGATTTCAGCATATTTAAAGGCGCGCCACTGTATCTGTTGATGGTTGTTTACTTTATGGATCAGCTAGGTATGTATTCTATTCACCAACTCATATGTTATCATTCATTTAGCTATTACTCTTCTTGCCAACCCATCCTTTTACTAGTGATATCGTACGATTCattcatgaataattcataaatatCACGGAATTAACCAATGAATATTCAGAAATAAAGTTTTGCTATAACATTCTTATGTTAAGCAAAATAGCTTTGCTAATTTTACCAAAGCACAAATAAAATTAGTTAATTTTCGACTTTTCGGGGCGAAGAGTCGAAAAGTCGAGATTAAAGAACCCTTAAAGATGAGAATTAAAGTTGCTAATTTGCGTGCATTTATTCCGTCTTTCAGCGTATGAAGTTTCGTCATTTCGGAGtgaaaagacgaaatttaatatttgttaaTGTTCTTCTTTTCGGGATGAAAAAACAAAAGGACGAGAATTTAGTTATTCAATTTTGGTCTTTTCGGGCCGAAAATTCGAAATAACAAAATGGCACAAACCAGCCACCGTACGATACATACTGGAGTGA
The sequence above is drawn from the Pecten maximus chromosome 9, xPecMax1.1, whole genome shotgun sequence genome and encodes:
- the LOC117335090 gene encoding uncharacterized protein LOC117335090, with the translated sequence MHTYVNSMATHSDDWDNDYQEGYEHVGAPISENRDIRIENEPEAPEAVVPEVTASVRRRKILILVGCTVINLCQSIVFVMAVLGKINSDLSNKQADDIRMALFITRRLGVPLASIFMIGLGYRIVGIVGCSLVGLGLFIAAWVPRVAVGGIGFLVGGVAGLGFAFLSLTVIIPILETFTKHRLRYVVLVRSAETVAAILFACITLVPEIDIDWRILYRYQLIVMVIAGAACVLLKPLEPPTVDKSRGVLSRLLGLSDFSIFKGAPLYLLMVVYFMDQLGKPIPAYELSTLLEDPIKQFGNDLSVRVIVVLPFVGALLGLLALVFWQRFSLVDVLWMLGPINILSGLLTFQVPALAKVTWVAVYAVVFGMSSGIFLALVDNVIPHAFGKQRIRIVEGILGLASGVGHVISLPVSEALNSRTTVGYESSFYLSGSALITSGLLAVGFRYMLIRQNSKTETAS